The proteins below are encoded in one region of Deltaproteobacteria bacterium:
- a CDS encoding DUF4143 domain-containing protein produces MLRRWVDTLTALHHGFLVRPWFKNVAKSLRKEPKWYATDWSGIADPGQRAETFVACHLLKAVQGWSDLGLGTYELRYLRDKEKREVDFVVIRDRKPWFLVEVKHADTSLSPSLAHFQRQTGARHAFQAVLEEPFVDADCFTRRDPCVVPARTLLSQLL; encoded by the coding sequence ATGCTGCGACGGTGGGTCGACACGCTGACCGCGCTGCATCACGGGTTCCTCGTGCGCCCGTGGTTCAAGAACGTGGCGAAGTCGCTCCGCAAAGAGCCCAAGTGGTATGCGACCGACTGGTCGGGCATCGCGGATCCGGGGCAGCGCGCCGAGACTTTCGTGGCATGCCATCTCCTGAAGGCCGTCCAGGGCTGGAGCGACCTCGGGCTCGGCACGTACGAGCTCCGCTATCTCCGCGACAAGGAGAAGCGCGAGGTCGACTTCGTCGTCATCCGCGATCGGAAGCCCTGGTTTCTCGTCGAGGTGAAGCACGCCGACACGAGCCTAAGCCCGAGCCTCGCGCACTTCCAGCGGCAGACCGGCGCGCGCCACGCGTTCCAGGCCGTCCTCGAGGAGCCGTTCGTCGACGCCGACTGCTTCACACGACGCGATCCGTGCGTCGTGCCGGCTCGAACGCTGCTGTCGCAGCTACTCTGA
- a CDS encoding HAMP domain-containing histidine kinase, producing the protein MSQVFREAVGEAQEQYDTLLTHLSLIRDLTRLGHQASSFEELATELARTLVLGLGHERVVVTSCRASEASSVVGSFSQSERFGGAAEPLPAAVQALAADVVRARALVRWGGDGVGERRQLPGELRGSVVGFPLAIGGECVGAVLCLQLVPICWDLVSQRALELVGDIITQVVTLAHMRLSMGAIHAGLEAELGTTRHRVERQEETLRAQSERIGDLAGSLIRSSRAKNTFLALMSHELRTPLAVILGFGSLLREEAAGPINQRQGEYLDRITSNGRHLHQLVEDMLFFVDAETARITPSPAAVDLAAVLRDVAEAIPRHGAPDAPALCVDIAPDAATVRTDAALLRRVLFHVVGNAFKFTERGEIRVEAARAPGGRGWRIRVADTGIGIAPAQLGRIFELFRQGDDSHARRHEGLGLGLSLVRACLALLHGDCRVTPGVSGGTVVELVIPDLSAPARADGAENVATADARPATMALAR; encoded by the coding sequence ATGAGCCAAGTCTTTCGCGAGGCCGTCGGCGAGGCCCAAGAACAGTACGACACGCTGCTCACGCACCTCTCGTTGATTCGCGACCTCACGCGGCTCGGGCACCAGGCATCGTCGTTCGAGGAGCTCGCGACCGAGCTCGCCCGGACGCTCGTCCTCGGGCTCGGGCACGAGCGCGTCGTCGTGACGAGCTGCCGCGCTTCAGAGGCGTCGAGCGTCGTCGGGAGCTTCAGCCAGAGCGAGCGCTTCGGCGGCGCGGCGGAGCCGCTCCCGGCGGCGGTGCAGGCGCTCGCGGCCGACGTGGTGCGGGCCCGCGCCCTCGTGCGCTGGGGTGGTGACGGCGTCGGAGAGCGGCGCCAGCTCCCGGGCGAGCTCCGCGGCTCGGTCGTCGGGTTCCCGCTCGCGATCGGCGGCGAGTGCGTGGGTGCCGTTCTCTGCCTGCAGCTCGTGCCGATCTGCTGGGACCTGGTGAGCCAGCGCGCGCTCGAGCTCGTGGGCGACATCATCACGCAGGTCGTGACGCTCGCCCACATGCGGCTCTCGATGGGCGCGATCCACGCGGGCCTCGAGGCCGAGCTCGGGACGACGCGGCATCGGGTCGAGCGGCAGGAGGAGACCCTGCGCGCCCAGTCCGAGCGCATCGGCGATCTCGCGGGTTCGCTCATCCGCTCGAGCCGCGCCAAGAACACGTTCCTCGCGCTCATGTCCCACGAGCTCCGGACCCCGCTCGCGGTGATCCTCGGCTTCGGGTCGCTGCTGCGCGAGGAGGCCGCCGGGCCCATCAATCAGCGGCAGGGCGAGTACCTCGACCGCATCACCTCGAACGGCCGCCATCTCCATCAGCTCGTCGAGGACATGCTCTTCTTCGTCGATGCCGAGACCGCGCGCATCACGCCGTCGCCCGCCGCGGTCGACCTCGCCGCCGTCCTGCGCGACGTCGCCGAGGCGATACCGCGCCACGGCGCGCCGGACGCGCCCGCGCTCTGCGTCGACATCGCCCCCGACGCCGCGACCGTGCGGACCGACGCGGCGCTCCTGCGGCGGGTGCTCTTCCACGTCGTCGGCAACGCCTTCAAGTTCACCGAGCGCGGCGAGATCCGGGTCGAGGCGGCGCGCGCGCCCGGCGGGCGCGGCTGGCGCATCCGCGTCGCCGACACCGGCATCGGCATCGCCCCGGCCCAGCTCGGGCGGATCTTCGAGCTCTTCCGCCAGGGCGACGACAGCCATGCGCGGCGCCACGAGGGGCTCGGCCTCGGTCTGAGCCTCGTGCGCGCCTGCCTCGCGCTGCTCCACGGCGACTGCCGCGTGACGCCCGGTGTGAGCGGCGGGACCGTGGTCGAGCTCGTGATCCCGGATCTGTCGGCGCCGGCGCGAGCCGATGGCGCGGAAAACGTTGCGACGGCGGACGCCAGGCCAGCGACCATGGCCCTCGCCCGATAG
- a CDS encoding HDOD domain-containing protein gives MATKEAHDLARLRAEIVNSKDVPTIPVLLLRILRVVDGERASAKDLVDLMQRDQALAGRVLRLANSGFFGCAREVSSLSRAVMLLGFSTVKNLALGIKIWETMASRGGPSITALWEHSALVGAAARAIAQRTRAADPEGVFTAGLLHDLGKVVLRIHFTTVYDAVAAVGGDTPLVVRERDAFGVDHARAGAWLGASWQLPEMIVDACRDHHDELAPATPLGASVVVNLANRLVHWTDMEQGVLAPEAEAVLGGLGGLSFGTCVEIAAQLQGQKDDLRVFYGAD, from the coding sequence ATGGCCACGAAGGAGGCGCACGATCTGGCGCGACTGCGCGCGGAGATCGTCAACTCGAAGGATGTGCCGACGATCCCGGTGCTGCTGCTCCGCATCTTGCGTGTCGTCGACGGCGAGCGCGCCTCCGCCAAAGATCTCGTCGACCTGATGCAGCGCGACCAGGCGCTCGCAGGTCGCGTCCTGCGCCTCGCCAACAGCGGCTTCTTCGGCTGCGCGCGCGAGGTGAGCTCGCTCTCGCGGGCGGTGATGCTGCTCGGCTTCTCGACGGTCAAGAATCTGGCGCTCGGCATCAAGATCTGGGAGACGATGGCGTCGCGCGGGGGCCCGAGCATTACGGCGCTGTGGGAGCACTCGGCGCTGGTCGGCGCGGCAGCGCGCGCGATCGCGCAGCGCACGAGGGCGGCCGACCCCGAGGGGGTATTCACCGCGGGACTCCTGCACGACCTCGGCAAGGTCGTGCTCCGCATCCATTTCACGACGGTCTACGACGCGGTGGCCGCCGTCGGCGGCGACACGCCGCTCGTCGTCCGCGAGCGCGACGCTTTCGGGGTCGACCACGCGCGGGCGGGCGCGTGGCTCGGCGCCTCGTGGCAGCTCCCCGAGATGATCGTCGACGCGTGTCGCGACCATCACGACGAACTCGCCCCCGCCACGCCGCTCGGCGCGTCCGTCGTGGTGAACCTCGCCAATCGGCTGGTCCATTGGACCGACATGGAGCAGGGCGTGCTCGCGCCCGAGGCCGAGGCGGTCTTGGGGGGCCTCGGCGGACTCTCGTTCGGAACCTGCGTCGAGATCGCGGCGCAGCTTCAGGGGCAGAAGGACGACCTTCGCGTGTTCTACGGAGCGGATTGA
- a CDS encoding SDR family oxidoreductase, translating into MSAAVERLLITGISGGQGRLVAKRLADQFAVSGVDRAPWEGHPDSITVHTMDLRKKKFEDIFRREHPTAVVHLAFVRHFRADPMVRHEINVAGTKRLLECCATYGVKKLVVLSSSYVYGALPESPYYMDEDTALNVSRHYPDIRDLAEVDTLCSTFLWKYPEIATAILRPVPTLGYYVHSAIGGYLKLRYVPTIMGFNPMVQFIHEEDLAEAIGRAIELGLRGIFNVTGPGAVPLKVAIRETGGTAVPLPESVARTTIDGLFRLGLYHLPPGALDFVKYPCTIDGRRFREATQFQPLFTLEEIFSSVRH; encoded by the coding sequence ATGAGCGCAGCCGTGGAGCGGCTGCTCATCACCGGGATCTCCGGGGGCCAGGGACGCCTGGTCGCCAAGCGCCTCGCCGACCAGTTCGCCGTGAGCGGCGTGGATCGGGCCCCGTGGGAGGGACATCCGGACTCCATCACGGTCCACACGATGGACCTCCGGAAGAAGAAGTTCGAGGACATCTTCCGGCGCGAGCACCCCACGGCCGTGGTCCACCTCGCCTTCGTCCGTCACTTCCGCGCCGATCCGATGGTGCGCCACGAGATCAACGTCGCCGGCACCAAGCGCCTGCTCGAATGCTGCGCGACCTACGGGGTGAAGAAGCTCGTCGTGCTCTCGAGCTCCTACGTCTACGGGGCCCTCCCCGAGAGCCCGTACTACATGGACGAGGACACGGCGCTGAACGTCAGCCGGCACTATCCCGACATCCGAGACCTCGCGGAGGTCGACACGCTCTGCAGCACGTTCCTCTGGAAGTACCCCGAGATCGCGACCGCCATCCTGCGGCCGGTGCCGACGCTCGGCTACTACGTGCACAGCGCGATCGGCGGCTACCTCAAGCTGCGCTACGTGCCGACCATCATGGGCTTCAACCCGATGGTCCAGTTCATCCACGAGGAGGATCTCGCGGAGGCGATCGGCCGCGCCATCGAGCTCGGGCTCCGCGGCATCTTCAACGTGACCGGGCCCGGCGCCGTGCCGCTCAAGGTGGCGATCCGCGAAACCGGCGGGACGGCGGTGCCGCTGCCCGAGTCGGTCGCGCGCACCACGATCGACGGGCTCTTCCGCCTCGGCCTCTACCACCTGCCGCCCGGCGCCCTCGACTTCGTGAAGTATCCTTGCACGATCGACGGCCGCCGCTTCCGCGAAGCGACGCAATTCCAACCGCTCTTCACCCTCGAAGAGATCTTCAGCAGCGTGAGGCACTGA